A genome region from Brachymonas denitrificans includes the following:
- a CDS encoding diacylglycerol/lipid kinase family protein, with product MTPVPDAPLLVLFNAGAGRHAEDDAARPIRAALGASGRAFRLIALEPGRTLPQQIRAAVQQACEQGAIVVAAGGDGTISTVAHEVAGSGCLLGVIPQGTFNYFCRAYGISSDPAEAVQQMLDGIVHAVQAGRVNGRLFLVNASVGLYPLVLEDRERFKATLGRSRFVAALAALYTLLRRPVQLTLRLSGEGHDTVRRTPTLFVANNALQLQQTGLLDSEDGGEPELPAELDGRLRAVLLAPVSTPRLFGLALRGAFGTLGEADDAVLHFPFQQLDVQARGYLGGRRIKVATDGEVHWMRAPLRFEVERDALQLIVPTPLRAPVDEEPTSLLADLIPQGLLQPAAAAVQAASGLSLASTPPQPSAGGGA from the coding sequence ATGACACCTGTTCCCGACGCTCCCTTGCTGGTTCTGTTCAATGCAGGCGCAGGGCGCCATGCAGAGGACGATGCCGCGCGGCCCATTCGTGCCGCACTGGGGGCGTCCGGGCGCGCATTTCGCCTGATCGCGCTGGAGCCGGGCCGCACGCTGCCGCAGCAGATCCGTGCCGCCGTGCAGCAGGCCTGCGAGCAGGGCGCCATCGTGGTGGCCGCCGGCGGCGATGGCACCATCAGCACGGTGGCGCATGAGGTGGCCGGCAGCGGCTGCCTCCTGGGCGTGATTCCGCAGGGCACCTTCAACTATTTCTGCCGCGCGTATGGCATTTCTTCAGATCCCGCAGAAGCCGTGCAGCAAATGCTGGACGGCATCGTGCACGCCGTACAGGCTGGGCGGGTGAATGGCCGGCTGTTTCTGGTGAATGCGAGCGTGGGGCTGTATCCGCTGGTGCTGGAAGACCGCGAGCGCTTCAAGGCCACGCTGGGCCGCAGCCGTTTCGTTGCCGCGCTGGCGGCGCTCTACACCCTGCTGCGCCGCCCGGTGCAACTGACGCTGCGCCTGAGCGGCGAAGGCCATGACACCGTGCGCAGGACGCCCACCCTGTTCGTCGCCAACAATGCGCTGCAGCTGCAGCAAACCGGCCTGCTGGACAGCGAAGATGGGGGCGAGCCCGAGCTGCCGGCCGAACTCGACGGCCGCCTGCGCGCCGTGCTGCTGGCGCCGGTCAGCACGCCGCGCCTGTTCGGACTGGCCCTGCGCGGCGCCTTCGGAACGCTGGGCGAAGCCGACGATGCGGTGCTGCACTTTCCGTTCCAGCAACTCGACGTACAGGCGCGCGGCTATCTGGGCGGACGCCGCATCAAGGTGGCGACCGATGGCGAGGTGCACTGGATGCGCGCGCCGCTGCGCTTCGAGGTGGAGCGTGACGCACTGCAACTGATCGTGCCGACGCCGCTGCGCGCGCCGGTGGACGAGGAGCCGACCTCCCTGCTGGCCGACCTGATTCCCCAAGGCCTGTTGCAGCCGGCAGCGGCAGCAGTACAGGCCGCTAGCGGCTTGAGTCTGGCCAGCACGCCACCCCAACCCTCTGCCGGAGGCGGCGCATGA
- a CDS encoding type II toxin-antitoxin system RelE/ParE family toxin — MDKYTRIGYTSGRQIAVLKRKDFARWQSSERLPDTALCRAVEEMELGLVDADLGGFLFKSDKANVTQEERKALQFAGKVFLELSAEALTKALKAGVLLEVHCEQDH, encoded by the coding sequence ATGGATAAATATACCCGTATCGGGTACACTTCTGGCAGGCAGATTGCTGTCCTCAAAAGAAAAGACTTTGCACGATGGCAATCGAGCGAGAGGCTCCCGGATACGGCGCTGTGCAGGGCCGTGGAGGAGATGGAGCTTGGTTTGGTGGATGCGGATCTTGGGGGCTTTCTTTTCAAGAGCGACAAGGCAAACGTGACGCAGGAGGAGCGCAAGGCGCTGCAGTTTGCCGGCAAGGTGTTTCTGGAGCTCTCTGCGGAAGCGTTGACGAAAGCGCTCAAGGCAGGCGTGTTGTTGGAGGTGCATTGTGAGCAAGATCATTGA
- a CDS encoding glutamate synthase subunit beta: MGKITGFMEYERLEEGYKPVAERLKHYKEFVIGLDDKQAKVQAARCMDCGTPFCNNGCPVNNIIPDFNNLVYEGDWQAAIEVLHSTNNFPDFTGRICPAPCEAACTLNIDAAPVGIKSIEHAIIDKAWEKGWVKPQPAAHKTGKKVAIVGSGPAGLAAAQQLARAGHKVTVFEKNDRVGGLLRYGIPDFKMEKSHIDRRIEQMQAEGVEFRRGVVVGDWPKDSKVTNWAKETVSARQLQKDYDAVLIAAGSEQSRDLPVPGRELDGVHFAMEFLPQQNKVNAGDKLAKQLRADGKHVIVIGGGDTGSDCVGTSNRHGAASVTQFELLAQPPVEENRPLTWPYWPIKLRTSSSHDEGCTREFAIATKEFIAGTGKDKGRVVAVKTVRLDWTDGKMTEVPGSEQVLKADLVLLAMGFVNPVASLLQSFGVALDARGNAKATTEEEGGYATNVKGVFAAGDARRGQSLVVWAIREGRQAARAIDQYLMGSSDLPR; the protein is encoded by the coding sequence ATGGGAAAAATCACCGGCTTCATGGAGTATGAGCGTCTGGAAGAGGGCTACAAGCCCGTGGCCGAACGCCTCAAGCACTACAAGGAATTCGTCATCGGTCTGGACGACAAGCAGGCCAAGGTCCAGGCAGCGCGCTGCATGGACTGCGGCACGCCGTTCTGCAACAACGGCTGCCCGGTCAACAACATCATTCCGGATTTCAACAATCTGGTCTATGAAGGCGACTGGCAGGCGGCCATCGAGGTGCTGCACAGCACCAACAACTTCCCGGACTTCACCGGCCGCATCTGCCCGGCGCCGTGCGAAGCAGCCTGCACGCTGAACATCGATGCAGCGCCGGTCGGCATCAAGTCGATCGAGCACGCCATCATCGACAAGGCCTGGGAAAAAGGCTGGGTCAAGCCGCAACCGGCTGCGCACAAGACGGGCAAGAAAGTCGCCATCGTCGGCTCCGGCCCGGCTGGTCTGGCCGCGGCCCAGCAACTGGCGCGCGCCGGCCACAAGGTGACGGTGTTCGAGAAGAACGACCGCGTCGGTGGCCTGCTGCGCTACGGCATCCCCGACTTCAAGATGGAAAAATCCCACATCGACCGCCGCATCGAGCAGATGCAGGCCGAGGGCGTGGAATTCCGCCGCGGCGTGGTGGTGGGCGACTGGCCCAAGGACAGCAAGGTCACCAACTGGGCCAAGGAAACCGTCAGCGCCAGGCAACTGCAGAAGGACTATGACGCGGTGCTGATCGCCGCCGGTTCCGAGCAGAGCCGCGACCTGCCCGTGCCGGGCCGCGAGCTGGACGGCGTGCATTTCGCCATGGAATTCCTGCCGCAGCAGAACAAGGTCAACGCCGGCGACAAACTGGCCAAGCAACTGCGCGCCGATGGCAAGCACGTGATCGTGATCGGCGGCGGCGACACCGGCAGCGACTGCGTGGGCACCAGCAACCGCCACGGCGCCGCCAGCGTCACCCAGTTCGAACTGCTGGCCCAGCCGCCGGTGGAAGAAAACCGCCCGCTGACCTGGCCCTACTGGCCGATCAAGCTGCGCACCAGCTCCAGCCACGACGAAGGTTGCACGCGCGAATTTGCCATCGCCACCAAGGAATTCATCGCCGGCACCGGCAAGGACAAGGGCCGCGTGGTGGCAGTCAAGACCGTGCGCCTGGACTGGACCGACGGCAAGATGACCGAAGTGCCCGGCAGCGAGCAGGTGCTCAAGGCCGATCTGGTGCTGTTGGCCATGGGCTTCGTGAATCCGGTGGCGTCGCTGCTGCAATCCTTTGGCGTGGCGCTCGATGCGCGCGGCAATGCCAAGGCCACGACCGAGGAAGAGGGCGGCTACGCCACCAACGTCAAGGGCGTGTTTGCTGCGGGTGATGCGCGCCGTGGCCAGTCGCTGGTGGTGTGGGCGATCCGCGAAGGCCGCCAGGCTGCGCGAGCCATCGACCAGTACCTGATGGGTTCGAGCGACCTGCCGCGCTGA
- a CDS encoding transposase, whose product MARLARLSVAGYPHHVIQRGNNRQAIFLDEPDYERMLQLLREASARHRVGLHAWVLLPGQLQLLATPPDAESLPRMMQDVGRAYVRAFNNRHLRSGTLWEGRYRNTVVDPDLLLHAMACLDSLPVREHLARSPEAYPWSSSAHYTGERSERMVTPPAQIWQLGNTPFARESAYRNLLHSHEAGQDCARFEEAALGGWAWGSDDFVMKLQQLTGRRLQKSHAGRPRTKPVSAT is encoded by the coding sequence ATGGCGCGATTGGCAAGGCTGAGTGTGGCGGGCTATCCGCATCACGTCATCCAGCGGGGTAACAACCGCCAGGCCATTTTTCTGGATGAGCCTGATTATGAGCGCATGCTGCAATTGCTGCGCGAGGCGAGTGCGCGACACCGTGTAGGACTGCATGCCTGGGTGCTGCTGCCCGGCCAGTTGCAACTGCTGGCCACGCCGCCGGATGCCGAGAGCCTGCCGCGCATGATGCAGGACGTGGGCCGCGCCTACGTACGCGCCTTCAACAACCGCCACCTGCGCAGCGGCACGCTCTGGGAAGGGCGCTATCGCAATACCGTGGTCGATCCGGACCTGCTGCTGCACGCCATGGCCTGCCTGGACAGCCTGCCGGTACGCGAGCATCTCGCGCGCAGCCCCGAGGCCTATCCCTGGAGCAGCAGCGCTCACTACACCGGTGAGCGCAGCGAACGCATGGTCACGCCCCCAGCACAGATCTGGCAGCTGGGCAATACGCCGTTTGCGCGCGAAAGCGCCTACCGCAACCTGCTCCACAGCCATGAGGCGGGACAGGATTGCGCGCGCTTCGAGGAGGCCGCCCTGGGCGGCTGGGCCTGGGGTTCGGACGATTTCGTCATGAAGCTGCAACAATTGACTGGCAGAAGATTGCAAAAGTCACACGCAGGAAGACCGCGCACCAAGCCTGTGAGCGCCACCTGA
- a CDS encoding glutamate synthase-related protein: MTSTAEKNHLEQNGLYCASNEHDACGVGFVAHIRGEKSHAIVTQALKILENLDHRGAVGADKLMGDGAGILIQIPDALYREEMAKQGVELPPVGEYGVGMIFLPKEHASRLACEQEMERAIKAEGQVLLGWRDVPTNRDMPMSPAVREKEPVIRQVFVGRGPDTIVQDALERKLYVIRKTASANIQGLKLKHSKEYYVPSMSSRTVVYKGLLLADQVGQYYDDLNDERCVSALGLVHQRFSTNTFPEWPLSHPYRYVAHNGEINTVKGNYNWMLAREGVMSSPVLGEDLQKLYPISFAGQSDTATFDNCLELLTMAGYPISQAVMMMIPEPWEQHTTMDPRRRAFYEYHAAMLEPWDGPASLVFTDGRQIGATLDRNGLRPARYCVTDDGFVIMGSESGVLPVPDHKIVKKWRLQPGKMFLIDLDQGRMIDDEELKAQLANSKPYKQWIENLRIRLADLPLQKVVRGQTNVGVSLLDAQQAFGYSQEDIKFLMAPMAANGEEGIGSMGNDSPLAVLSDRSKPLYNYFKQLFAQVTNPPIDPIREAIVMSLVSFIGPKPNLLDINQVNPPLRLEVSQPILDFDDMARLRAIADETQGKFRSYTLDITYPVAWGPAGVEAKLASLCAEAVDAIKAGNNTVQGQHNILIISDRAIGADRVAVPALLALSAIHQHLVREGLRTTTGLVVETGSAREVHHFAVLAGYGAEAVHPYLAMETLQSIHKELPGELSAEKAIYNYIKAIGKGLSKIMSKMGVSTYMSYCGAQLFEAIGLNTETVQKYFTGTASRVEGISVFEIAEEALRMHKAAFGKDPVLASQLQAGGEYAWRVRGEEHMWTPDAIAKLQHSTRANNFNTYKEYAQIINDQNKRHMTLRGLFEFKFDPSKAIAVEEVEPAAEIVKRFATGAMSLGSISTEAHATLALAMNRIGGKSNTGEGGEDPARYRNELKGIPIKQATTLGAIIGEDKVEADIAVQAGDSLRSKIKQVASGRFGVTAEYLSSADQIQIKMAQGAKPGEGGQLPGGKVSDYIGFLRHSVPGVGLISPPPHHDIYSIEDLAQLIHDLKNVAPHADISVKLVSEVGVGTIAAGVTKCKADHLVIAGHDGGTGASPWSSIKHAGGPWEIGLAETQQTLVLNRLRGRVRVQADGQMKTGRDVAIAALLGADEVGFATAPLVVEGCIMMRKCHLNTCPVGVATQDPVLRAKFSGKPEHVVNYFFFVAEEVRQIMAQLGIRKFEDLVGRSDLLDMQQGLTHWKASGLDFSRLFAQPQVPAEVARLHAETQEHGLEKALDQTLIRKCKPAIEKGEKVKFIEHARNVNRTVGAMLSGAVTKVHPEGLPDDTIHIQLEGTGGQSFGAFLCKGITLSLIGEANDYTGKGLSGGRVVVRPSLEFPGVAAENIIVGNTVLYGATTGEAYFAGVAGERFAVRLSGATAVVEGTGDHGCEYMTGGTVAVLGKTGRNFAAGMSGGVAYVYDEDGQFASRCNTAMVTLEPVLSAAQQKATVDVGVWHRGQSDEEQLKKLLLDHSRWTGSRRARDLLENWEASLPKFVKVFPTEYKRALAEIHAKGKTDAGKGGIPDDSLVSASAAIHTEVEPPKATRKTAVRRAPGQTATAKADAAKPVAAKAAAAAPKRTAKAAAKPAAVNKPVAKKAN, encoded by the coding sequence ATGACCTCTACAGCAGAAAAAAACCATCTGGAACAGAACGGCCTGTACTGCGCATCCAACGAGCATGATGCGTGCGGCGTCGGCTTCGTGGCCCACATCCGCGGCGAGAAGAGCCATGCCATCGTCACCCAGGCGCTCAAGATCCTGGAAAACCTCGACCATCGCGGTGCCGTCGGTGCCGACAAGCTGATGGGCGACGGCGCCGGCATCCTGATCCAGATTCCCGATGCGCTGTACCGTGAAGAGATGGCCAAGCAGGGCGTGGAGCTGCCCCCGGTCGGCGAATACGGCGTCGGCATGATCTTCCTGCCCAAGGAGCACGCCAGCCGCCTGGCCTGCGAGCAGGAGATGGAGCGCGCCATCAAGGCCGAAGGCCAGGTGCTGCTGGGCTGGCGCGACGTGCCGACCAACCGCGACATGCCCATGTCGCCCGCCGTGCGCGAGAAGGAGCCGGTGATCCGCCAGGTCTTCGTCGGCCGCGGCCCCGATACCATCGTGCAGGACGCGCTCGAGCGCAAGCTGTACGTGATCCGCAAGACCGCCAGTGCCAACATCCAGGGCCTCAAGCTCAAGCACAGCAAGGAATACTATGTGCCCAGCATGAGCAGCCGCACCGTGGTGTACAAGGGCCTGCTGCTGGCCGACCAGGTGGGACAGTACTACGACGACCTGAACGACGAGCGCTGCGTCTCCGCCCTGGGCCTGGTGCACCAGCGCTTCTCCACCAACACCTTCCCCGAGTGGCCGCTGTCGCACCCCTACCGCTACGTGGCGCACAACGGCGAGATCAACACCGTCAAGGGCAACTACAACTGGATGCTGGCGCGCGAAGGCGTGATGTCCTCGCCGGTGCTGGGCGAAGACCTGCAGAAGCTGTACCCGATCAGCTTTGCCGGCCAGTCCGACACCGCCACTTTCGACAACTGCCTGGAACTGCTGACCATGGCTGGCTACCCGATCAGCCAGGCCGTGATGATGATGATTCCCGAGCCGTGGGAACAGCACACCACCATGGATCCGCGCCGCCGTGCCTTCTACGAATACCACGCCGCCATGCTCGAGCCCTGGGACGGCCCGGCCTCGCTGGTGTTCACCGACGGCCGCCAGATCGGCGCCACGCTGGACCGCAACGGCCTGCGTCCCGCGCGCTACTGCGTGACCGATGACGGCTTCGTCATCATGGGCTCCGAATCCGGCGTGCTGCCGGTGCCCGACCACAAGATCGTCAAGAAGTGGCGCCTGCAACCCGGCAAGATGTTCCTGATCGACCTGGACCAGGGCCGCATGATCGACGACGAGGAACTGAAGGCGCAACTGGCCAACAGCAAGCCCTACAAGCAGTGGATCGAGAACCTGCGCATCCGCCTGGCCGACCTGCCGCTGCAGAAGGTAGTGCGTGGCCAGACCAACGTCGGTGTGTCGTTGCTCGATGCGCAGCAGGCCTTCGGCTACAGCCAGGAAGACATCAAGTTCCTGATGGCGCCCATGGCCGCCAACGGCGAGGAAGGCATCGGCTCCATGGGCAACGACAGCCCGCTGGCCGTGCTGTCCGACCGCAGCAAGCCGCTGTACAACTACTTCAAACAGCTGTTCGCGCAAGTGACCAACCCGCCGATCGACCCGATCCGCGAGGCGATTGTGATGTCGCTGGTCAGCTTCATCGGTCCCAAGCCCAACCTGCTGGACATCAACCAGGTGAACCCGCCGCTGCGCCTGGAGGTGAGCCAGCCGATCCTGGATTTTGACGACATGGCCCGCCTGCGCGCCATTGCCGACGAGACCCAGGGCAAGTTCCGCAGCTACACGCTGGACATCACCTACCCGGTGGCCTGGGGCCCCGCGGGCGTCGAAGCCAAGCTGGCCTCGCTGTGCGCCGAAGCGGTCGATGCCATCAAGGCCGGCAACAACACTGTGCAGGGCCAGCACAACATCCTGATCATCAGCGACCGCGCCATCGGCGCCGATCGCGTGGCCGTGCCGGCGCTGCTGGCGCTGTCCGCCATTCACCAGCATCTGGTGCGTGAAGGTCTGCGCACCACCACCGGCCTGGTGGTGGAAACCGGCTCCGCCCGCGAAGTGCACCACTTCGCCGTGCTGGCCGGCTATGGCGCCGAAGCCGTGCACCCCTACCTGGCGATGGAAACCCTGCAGAGCATCCACAAGGAGCTGCCGGGCGAGCTGAGCGCCGAGAAGGCCATCTACAACTACATCAAGGCGATTGGCAAGGGTCTGTCCAAGATCATGTCCAAGATGGGCGTGAGCACCTATATGAGCTACTGCGGCGCCCAGCTGTTCGAGGCCATCGGCCTGAACACCGAGACGGTGCAGAAGTACTTCACCGGCACCGCCAGCCGCGTGGAAGGCATCAGCGTGTTCGAGATCGCCGAGGAAGCCCTGCGCATGCACAAGGCTGCCTTCGGCAAGGATCCGGTGCTGGCCAGCCAGCTGCAGGCTGGCGGCGAATACGCCTGGCGTGTCCGGGGCGAAGAGCACATGTGGACGCCGGACGCCATCGCCAAGCTGCAGCACAGCACGCGCGCCAACAACTTCAACACCTACAAGGAATACGCGCAGATCATCAACGACCAGAACAAGCGCCACATGACGCTGCGCGGCCTGTTCGAGTTCAAGTTTGATCCGTCCAAGGCGATTGCCGTGGAAGAAGTGGAACCCGCGGCCGAGATCGTCAAGCGCTTTGCCACTGGCGCCATGTCGCTGGGTTCCATCTCCACCGAGGCGCATGCCACGCTGGCGCTGGCCATGAACCGCATTGGCGGCAAGAGCAACACCGGCGAGGGCGGCGAGGACCCGGCGCGTTACCGCAACGAGCTCAAGGGCATTCCGATCAAGCAGGCCACCACGCTCGGCGCCATCATCGGTGAAGACAAGGTCGAGGCCGACATCGCGGTGCAGGCCGGCGACAGCCTGCGCAGCAAGATCAAGCAGGTGGCGTCGGGCCGTTTCGGCGTCACGGCCGAATACCTGAGCAGCGCCGACCAGATTCAGATCAAGATGGCCCAGGGCGCCAAGCCGGGCGAGGGTGGCCAGCTGCCGGGCGGCAAGGTGAGCGACTACATCGGCTTCCTGCGCCACAGCGTGCCGGGCGTCGGCCTGATTTCGCCGCCGCCGCACCACGACATCTACTCGATCGAGGATCTGGCCCAGCTGATTCACGACCTGAAGAACGTGGCGCCGCATGCCGACATCAGCGTGAAGCTGGTGAGCGAAGTGGGCGTGGGCACGATTGCTGCCGGCGTGACCAAGTGCAAGGCCGACCATCTGGTGATCGCCGGCCACGACGGCGGTACCGGCGCTTCGCCCTGGAGCTCCATCAAGCACGCTGGCGGCCCCTGGGAAATCGGCCTGGCCGAAACCCAGCAGACGCTGGTGCTGAACCGCCTGCGCGGCCGTGTGCGCGTGCAGGCCGACGGCCAGATGAAGACCGGCCGCGACGTGGCGATTGCTGCGCTGCTGGGCGCCGACGAAGTGGGCTTTGCCACCGCGCCGCTGGTGGTGGAAGGCTGCATCATGATGCGCAAGTGCCACCTCAACACCTGCCCGGTGGGCGTGGCCACGCAGGACCCGGTGCTGCGCGCCAAGTTCAGCGGCAAGCCCGAGCATGTGGTCAACTACTTCTTCTTTGTGGCCGAGGAAGTGCGCCAGATCATGGCCCAGCTCGGCATCCGCAAGTTCGAAGACCTGGTGGGCCGCAGCGACCTGCTCGACATGCAGCAGGGCCTGACACACTGGAAGGCCAGCGGCCTGGATTTCAGCCGCCTGTTCGCCCAGCCGCAGGTGCCGGCCGAAGTGGCCCGCCTGCACGCCGAAACGCAGGAGCACGGTCTGGAGAAAGCACTCGATCAAACCCTGATCCGCAAGTGCAAGCCTGCCATCGAGAAGGGCGAGAAGGTCAAGTTCATCGAGCACGCCCGCAACGTGAACCGCACCGTCGGCGCCATGCTGTCCGGCGCGGTGACCAAGGTGCACCCCGAGGGCCTGCCGGATGACACCATCCACATCCAGCTCGAGGGTACGGGCGGCCAGAGCTTCGGCGCCTTCCTGTGCAAGGGCATCACGCTGAGCCTGATCGGCGAAGCCAACGACTACACCGGCAAGGGCCTCTCCGGCGGCCGTGTGGTGGTGCGCCCGAGCCTGGAATTCCCGGGCGTGGCGGCCGAGAACATCATCGTGGGCAACACCGTGCTGTACGGTGCCACCACGGGTGAAGCCTACTTTGCCGGCGTGGCGGGCGAGCGCTTTGCCGTGCGCCTGTCTGGTGCGACTGCGGTGGTGGAAGGCACGGGCGACCATGGCTGCGAATACATGACCGGCGGCACTGTTGCCGTGCTGGGCAAGACCGGCCGCAACTTCGCGGCCGGCATGAGCGGCGGCGTGGCCTACGTCTATGACGAGGACGGCCAGTTCGCCAGCCGCTGCAACACCGCCATGGTGACGCTGGAGCCGGTGCTGAGCGCCGCACAGCAGAAGGCTACGGTCGATGTGGGCGTATGGCACCGCGGCCAGAGCGACGAAGAACAGCTGAAAAAACTGCTGTTGGACCACAGCCGCTGGACCGGCAGCCGCCGCGCCCGCGACCTGCTCGAGAACTGGGAAGCCAGCCTGCCGAAATTCGTGAAGGTGTTCCCGACCGAGTACAAGCGCGCGTTGGCCGAGATCCACGCCAAGGGCAAGACCGACGCCGGCAAGGGCGGTATCCCGGACGACTCGCTGGTGTCGGCTTCTGCGGCCATCCACACCGAAGTCGAGCCGCCGAAAGCGACCCGCAAGACTGCCGTGCGCCGTGCGCCGGGCCAGACGGCTACGGCCAAGGCCGATGCCGCCAAGCCGGTGGCCGCGAAGGCAGCCGCTGCAGCGCCCAAGCGCACGGCGAAAGCCGCAGCCAAGCCTGCTGCCGTCAATAAGCCCGTCGCCAAAAAGGCGAACTGA
- a CDS encoding response regulator transcription factor, with amino-acid sequence MARILLIDDDTDLGPPLAAYFRRFGLELVQAFAPSEGLGLLRSGGFDAAILDVMLPEMDGFELCRTIRRESDLPIVMLTARGDVMDRVVGLELGADDYLPKPFEPRELVARLQTVLRRLRVPAPASAALEGPLRFEGLEVDPVTRTAKRQGEPLELTSTEFDLLLLLARAPAKVHSRDDILAALRGHDADLYTRAVDIVVSRLRKKLEPLDCIRTVRHAGYSLALPPLPQVSP; translated from the coding sequence ATGGCACGCATCCTGCTGATCGATGACGATACGGATCTGGGGCCGCCGCTGGCGGCCTATTTCCGTCGCTTCGGCCTGGAGCTGGTGCAGGCATTTGCGCCCTCCGAAGGGCTTGGCTTGCTGCGTTCCGGCGGCTTCGATGCTGCCATTCTCGACGTGATGCTGCCGGAAATGGACGGTTTCGAACTGTGCCGCACCATCCGGCGCGAGAGCGATCTGCCGATCGTGATGCTGACGGCACGCGGTGATGTGATGGACAGGGTGGTCGGGCTGGAGCTGGGGGCGGATGACTATCTGCCCAAGCCGTTCGAGCCGCGCGAACTGGTGGCGCGCTTGCAGACCGTGCTGCGGCGCCTGCGTGTACCCGCGCCCGCTTCGGCTGCTTTGGAGGGTCCGTTGCGTTTCGAGGGGCTGGAAGTCGATCCCGTCACACGCACGGCAAAACGTCAGGGCGAGCCGCTGGAACTGACCAGTACCGAGTTCGACCTGCTTTTGCTGCTGGCCCGCGCGCCGGCGAAAGTGCACAGCCGGGACGATATCCTGGCCGCGCTGCGCGGACACGATGCCGACCTGTACACCCGCGCGGTGGACATCGTGGTGAGCCGCCTGCGCAAGAAGCTGGAACCGCTCGACTGCATTCGTACTGTGCGTCATGCAGGCTATTCGCTGGCGCTGCCACCCTTGCCGCAGGTGTCGCCATGA
- a CDS encoding helix-turn-helix domain-containing protein codes for MSKIIESLRGDLAALQQAGAIDKVTMREFDAICPAPVRQFGAADIKRLRETLKFSQPVFALHLHTSASTVRKWEQGETHPSGPALKLLNIIADKGLQAIL; via the coding sequence GTGAGCAAGATCATTGAATCGCTGCGTGGCGACCTGGCCGCGTTGCAGCAAGCGGGAGCGATCGACAAGGTAACCATGCGAGAGTTCGACGCGATTTGTCCGGCTCCTGTTCGGCAGTTTGGCGCGGCCGACATCAAGCGCTTGCGCGAAACATTGAAATTCAGCCAGCCCGTATTTGCGCTCCATCTGCATACCTCTGCATCGACGGTGCGCAAGTGGGAGCAAGGCGAAACCCATCCCTCCGGCCCGGCCCTCAAGCTGCTGAACATCATTGCCGACAAGGGCTTGCAGGCCATCCTCTGA
- a CDS encoding HAMP domain-containing sensor histidine kinase produces MSGRPWLRWRHSLRLRLVLLFLLLGLAIAAVFVSGIRKGFNQGWENAVRPLAMDYVDRLAAEIGSPPDVVRAQALAQKLPIAIHISGPVTNWDSQPQRERRFGPRNERDASLFTRQTADGHRIVFRLSFPGARADGPPPILWYTLAALLLLTALAYWRVHRMLLPLQGISAGARRFGTGDFATPIATGNGRGADELTTLAQDVNGMADNLRHMLDARRDLLLAVSHELRSPLTRARLNMELLPEPDDAEARAAHSALLRDLALMRDLIQDLLESERLSNPHALLQREPTDLALLARSAVAEMARAQPAAAAIAVNADSQLPLLDLDRTRMQLLLRNLLDNALRHSPPGTAPTVSISRDEGHKVVLEVRDYGNGVPETQLPHLAQAFYRPDSARQRSSGGVGLGLYLCRLVAEAHGGQFAIRNANPGLAVRITLPINS; encoded by the coding sequence GTGTCCGGTCGCCCCTGGCTGCGCTGGCGCCACTCGCTGCGGCTGCGGCTGGTATTGCTGTTCCTGCTGCTCGGTCTGGCCATTGCCGCCGTGTTTGTCAGCGGTATCCGCAAGGGCTTCAACCAGGGCTGGGAGAACGCCGTGCGCCCGCTGGCGATGGACTATGTGGATCGCCTTGCGGCAGAGATCGGCAGCCCGCCCGACGTGGTGCGTGCGCAGGCGCTGGCGCAGAAGTTGCCGATCGCCATCCATATCAGCGGGCCGGTCACCAATTGGGATTCCCAGCCCCAGCGCGAACGCCGTTTCGGGCCGCGCAACGAGCGCGATGCCTCGCTGTTCACGCGGCAGACGGCGGACGGGCATCGCATCGTGTTCCGACTGAGTTTCCCCGGAGCACGGGCAGATGGGCCGCCGCCGATCCTCTGGTACACCCTCGCGGCGCTGCTGCTGCTGACGGCGCTGGCCTACTGGCGCGTGCATCGCATGCTGCTGCCGCTGCAGGGCATCAGCGCGGGAGCAAGGCGCTTCGGTACGGGCGATTTCGCTACACCGATTGCCACCGGAAACGGGCGCGGCGCTGACGAACTGACAACCCTGGCGCAAGATGTGAACGGCATGGCTGACAACCTGCGCCACATGCTGGACGCGCGACGCGACCTGTTGCTCGCGGTGAGTCATGAACTGCGCAGCCCGCTGACCCGCGCGCGGCTCAATATGGAATTGCTGCCCGAGCCGGATGATGCCGAAGCGCGCGCCGCACACAGCGCGCTGTTGCGCGATCTCGCCCTGATGCGCGACCTGATCCAGGATCTTCTGGAGAGCGAGCGCCTGTCCAATCCCCATGCGCTGCTGCAGCGCGAACCCACCGATCTGGCGCTACTGGCCCGCAGTGCAGTGGCCGAAATGGCACGTGCACAGCCGGCCGCGGCGGCAATTGCAGTCAACGCCGACTCACAGCTGCCGCTACTCGATCTGGATCGCACCCGCATGCAGCTGCTGCTGCGCAACCTGCTGGACAATGCGCTGCGGCACAGTCCGCCTGGCACGGCGCCGACTGTATCGATTTCGCGCGACGAGGGCCACAAAGTCGTGCTGGAAGTGCGCGACTACGGCAATGGCGTGCCCGAGACGCAATTGCCGCATCTGGCACAGGCCTTCTACCGCCCCGATAGCGCACGACAGCGCAGCAGCGGTGGCGTCGGACTTGGGCTCTATCTCTGTCGGCTGGTGGCGGAGGCACACGGCGGACAGTTTGCGATACGCAATGCAAACCCCGGGCTGGCCGTGCGCATCACCCTGCCGATCAACTCCTGA